A genomic stretch from Chitinophaga agri includes:
- a CDS encoding AraC family transcriptional regulator translates to MHIRNLTQQLEIDYVIKDIWPLPLHKHTHFELLYIMRGRGQHMINGSTYNYEQGDLFMLAPQDNHFFVFQERSAICLVKFHADFFRDFMQDDKFRELFTTLSSPYRKVSSQGSNKKDIMPLMELIIREHRKESAHQQIIIKNALSLIIALTAKDAAEQLSAAKDDKIQAILSYIHQHIADKHLLSVQKMAETFHISKSYFNQYFKNATGSAYKKYVQEYALKLIAHQFVNRNRTLTQLAEEFGYSDESHLNRAFKAYFHLTPSAFRKQQLTL, encoded by the coding sequence ATGCATATCAGGAACCTCACCCAGCAACTGGAGATTGATTATGTAATAAAGGATATCTGGCCCTTGCCACTGCATAAGCATACGCATTTTGAGCTCTTGTACATTATGCGGGGAAGAGGCCAGCATATGATCAATGGCAGTACTTATAACTATGAACAGGGAGACCTTTTCATGCTGGCGCCACAGGATAATCACTTCTTTGTATTCCAGGAACGCAGTGCCATCTGCCTGGTGAAATTTCATGCGGACTTCTTCCGTGATTTTATGCAGGATGATAAGTTCAGGGAACTGTTCACCACATTGTCCTCTCCTTATCGCAAGGTATCATCGCAGGGTAGTAACAAAAAAGATATCATGCCGCTCATGGAACTGATCATCCGGGAGCACCGGAAGGAATCTGCACATCAGCAGATCATTATCAAAAATGCCTTGTCCCTGATCATCGCCCTCACAGCCAAAGACGCGGCCGAACAGCTATCTGCTGCCAAAGATGATAAGATCCAGGCAATCCTTAGTTATATCCATCAGCATATAGCTGACAAACATCTGCTGTCGGTACAGAAAATGGCGGAAACCTTCCATATCAGCAAAAGCTATTTTAACCAGTATTTTAAAAACGCTACTGGCAGTGCCTACAAAAAGTATGTGCAGGAATATGCATTGAAGCTGATCGCTCATCAGTTTGTGAACCGTAACAGGACCCTCACCCAGCTGGCAGAGGAATTTGGTTATAGCGATGAAAGCCACCTGAACAGGGCCTTTAAGGCGTATTTCCATCTCACACCTTCTGCCTTCAGGAAACAACAGCTCACCCTGTGA
- a CDS encoding GAF domain-containing protein produces MKKNILDMSGTTAIPLQLDVAISFKPFTDYLRRRVAGERTAKAGIYRNTLELFDKYNVHDKDITMENVHEYAELLEQIYVCLSPPLAEEAELAWGISFPFQPILFYGTEMLYHLMESKVADHEKYIMTKTPEEFHKSRLQMIYSFVLQRLYNFRMSVKTEQYHAGINTETGLLQYFQVHINTDFLEVEPVGELPVPDFGEISLLLAENAGHEAFEKILPLSAFRFRGLCVISVSDVTVQKAVDNIENVRLARTPDNDESSYQHVIQSLKTIVGNKKIEFDLFPLVKINNEPVYGYKKAGTGILFEVWGDRLSPEVFRKQAKGYFSNPNSFFSRDLFGPKEMEVTFLEHFRKLKVRSLALLPVFYSRQPVGVLAMHTWEDETFEESTVSLLEPALPAIAQLFEVYIDEFNLEIETIIKEKFTSIQPSVQWKFNEVAWHYLHNRKKGLPEAAETIQFCGVYPLYGAVDIRNSTIERNKAIITDLDSHLTLLTKTLQSLQADHHSVLQEEMIYKCGKWREVLGVQQLNANDENRLVTFFREETTPYLTHLSKQNGNSLILQEYLAALEKFNSNLHGSKHALELSMQMINTVVNNYFEAEKDTLQTSYPCYFEKFRTDGIEYDIYIGQAFAPDQPFNHFHLKNLRLWQLSSMAAVAKLTASLVPDMPVPLRTTQLIFVHNHTIDISFRADERKFDVEGAYNIRYQMIKKRIDKVRLRNSEERLTAPDKIVLIYFDNKDIEDYLPFIHYLQEKGTLNNDLEELELEDLQGLSGLRALRVGVADL; encoded by the coding sequence ATGAAAAAGAACATACTGGACATGTCCGGTACCACGGCCATCCCTTTACAGCTGGACGTGGCTATTTCCTTTAAACCTTTTACTGACTATCTCCGCAGGAGAGTGGCCGGGGAAAGAACCGCCAAGGCTGGTATCTACAGGAATACACTTGAACTGTTTGATAAGTACAATGTACATGATAAGGATATTACCATGGAGAACGTGCATGAATATGCCGAACTCCTGGAGCAGATCTACGTATGCCTGTCACCACCCCTCGCAGAGGAAGCCGAACTGGCATGGGGGATCAGCTTCCCCTTTCAGCCAATCCTGTTTTATGGCACAGAAATGTTGTATCATCTCATGGAAAGCAAGGTGGCTGATCATGAAAAGTATATCATGACCAAAACCCCGGAAGAATTCCATAAGAGCCGGCTGCAGATGATCTATTCCTTTGTGTTGCAACGGTTATATAACTTCCGCATGTCCGTGAAGACAGAACAGTACCATGCGGGCATTAATACTGAAACAGGATTATTACAATATTTCCAGGTACATATCAACACCGACTTTCTGGAGGTTGAACCCGTAGGAGAGCTGCCTGTGCCCGATTTCGGCGAGATCTCCCTTTTGCTCGCAGAAAATGCCGGTCATGAGGCCTTCGAGAAGATCCTGCCGTTATCCGCCTTCCGTTTCAGGGGATTGTGTGTTATATCCGTGTCTGACGTAACGGTACAAAAGGCAGTGGATAATATCGAGAATGTCAGACTGGCCCGTACACCTGATAATGATGAATCCAGTTACCAGCATGTGATTCAGTCACTGAAGACCATTGTTGGTAATAAAAAGATAGAATTTGACCTCTTCCCGCTTGTGAAGATCAATAATGAGCCTGTCTACGGATATAAGAAAGCAGGAACAGGTATCCTGTTTGAAGTGTGGGGCGACAGATTATCTCCGGAGGTGTTCCGTAAGCAGGCTAAAGGGTACTTTTCCAATCCTAACTCCTTCTTCTCCCGCGACCTTTTTGGTCCGAAAGAGATGGAAGTGACCTTTCTGGAACACTTCCGTAAACTGAAGGTCCGCTCACTGGCTTTGCTGCCCGTATTCTACAGCCGGCAACCGGTGGGAGTGCTGGCCATGCATACCTGGGAAGATGAGACGTTCGAAGAATCCACTGTTTCATTGCTCGAGCCGGCATTACCAGCCATTGCCCAGTTGTTTGAGGTCTATATTGATGAGTTTAACCTGGAGATCGAAACGATCATCAAGGAAAAATTTACCTCTATCCAGCCTTCTGTTCAATGGAAGTTCAACGAAGTCGCCTGGCATTATCTGCATAACAGGAAAAAAGGACTGCCCGAGGCGGCTGAGACGATCCAGTTCTGCGGGGTGTACCCACTGTATGGCGCCGTAGATATCCGGAACTCAACCATCGAAAGGAACAAAGCCATCATTACAGACCTGGATAGTCACCTGACCCTGCTCACGAAGACACTACAGTCATTGCAGGCCGACCATCACTCTGTCCTACAGGAAGAAATGATCTATAAATGTGGAAAATGGAGGGAGGTCCTGGGCGTGCAGCAACTGAACGCGAATGATGAGAACCGGCTGGTAACCTTTTTCCGGGAAGAGACCACGCCCTATCTGACACATCTCTCCAAACAGAACGGGAACAGCCTGATATTACAGGAATACCTGGCTGCGCTCGAAAAGTTCAATAGCAATCTGCATGGTAGCAAACATGCACTGGAACTGTCCATGCAGATGATCAATACCGTCGTGAATAACTACTTTGAAGCAGAGAAGGATACCCTTCAGACTTCCTATCCCTGCTATTTTGAAAAGTTCCGTACGGATGGTATAGAATACGATATCTATATCGGACAAGCCTTTGCACCGGACCAGCCGTTCAATCATTTTCACCTGAAGAACCTGCGGTTGTGGCAGTTATCTTCCATGGCTGCCGTGGCTAAACTGACGGCCTCTCTCGTGCCTGACATGCCGGTGCCGTTGCGTACCACACAGCTGATCTTTGTGCATAACCATACCATTGATATCAGTTTCAGGGCGGATGAGCGCAAATTTGATGTGGAAGGCGCCTATAACATCCGGTACCAGATGATCAAAAAGCGGATTGACAAGGTGCGTCTGCGCAATTCCGAAGAAAGACTGACTGCACCTGACAAAATAGTGCTGATCTATTTTGATAATAAGGACATAGAAGACTACCTGCCGTTCATTCACTATCTGCAGGAGAAAGGAACGTTGAATAACGACCTGGAAGAACTGGAACTGGAAGATCTGCAGGGATTAAGCGGGTTAAGAGCGCTGAGAGTAGGGGTAGCGGATTTATGA
- a CDS encoding helix-turn-helix domain-containing protein: MIYNTENTQLKSKIQIHAFESAEMINELSDQQTYKPEHVEILWCKYGTGIVEADGKTMPVEENQIYCFLPGQLRKFQLDGPVSGYYISFAPDCLYLSYHLKDMMSSFEESILNMQLLSFRADEEMQEELEEIVKKMQRECECNLWMRSEVLSGLLNVFMIYLSRELGLMGQTQVLSREGDIARKFMKMLKQHFITRKRVSDYADALSVTPNYLNAAVKKVTGFTVSYQIHKQIILEAKRRILYSDNSLKEIAFDLGFDNQAHFSKFFKAKTGMNYTKYKHSMAEMV, translated from the coding sequence ATGATCTATAATACTGAGAACACGCAATTGAAATCAAAGATTCAGATCCATGCATTTGAATCAGCAGAAATGATCAATGAGCTATCCGATCAGCAGACTTATAAACCGGAGCATGTCGAGATATTATGGTGTAAATATGGTACCGGCATAGTAGAAGCAGATGGAAAGACGATGCCTGTCGAAGAGAACCAGATCTATTGTTTTCTGCCTGGCCAGCTGCGCAAGTTTCAGCTGGATGGTCCTGTAAGTGGTTATTATATTTCTTTCGCACCAGATTGCCTGTACCTGTCCTATCACCTGAAAGATATGATGTCTTCTTTCGAAGAATCCATTCTGAATATGCAGTTACTCAGCTTCCGGGCGGATGAAGAGATGCAGGAAGAGCTGGAAGAGATCGTGAAGAAGATGCAGCGTGAGTGTGAATGTAATCTCTGGATGCGTTCAGAAGTATTATCAGGACTACTGAATGTATTTATGATCTATTTATCCAGAGAGCTGGGACTGATGGGACAAACACAGGTGCTTTCGAGAGAAGGTGATATAGCCAGGAAATTCATGAAGATGCTGAAACAGCATTTTATTACCCGTAAGAGAGTGTCAGATTATGCAGATGCATTGAGTGTGACCCCTAACTACCTGAATGCAGCAGTAAAGAAAGTAACAGGTTTTACCGTAAGCTATCAGATCCACAAACAGATCATACTGGAAGCAAAACGCCGCATTCTGTATTCAGATAACAGCCTGAAAGAAATTGCCTTTGATCTGGGATTTGATAACCAGGCGCACTTCAGCAAGTTCTTTAAGGCGAAGACAGGCATGAACTATACGAAGTATAAGCATAGCATGGCAGAGATGGTGTGA
- a CDS encoding M17 family peptidase N-terminal domain-containing protein gives MRTIKTTLTGLLLSFVFAVQAQVKDLPALGTSAIVGKANGVAVEVKVMGPSGQETPLQIACVFEYTEGDITNPPALPANLNGMLHLDESLHGIITELRKSGKFTGHAFETILITPPPGTVKAKQVLLIGLGDRNKFNADVMYTIGAIGMREALRLGVTSYSHASDIKDAGIDSNTKEVAENVVKGALDAYNTQIHLKEKKMSAFKPVVKLTLLSGPAFYAPSSEAIKEALAAYQK, from the coding sequence ATGAGAACAATTAAAACAACACTGACAGGCCTGCTGCTTTCATTTGTATTCGCAGTACAGGCGCAGGTAAAGGATCTGCCCGCACTTGGCACGTCCGCTATAGTAGGCAAAGCAAATGGCGTAGCCGTAGAAGTAAAAGTAATGGGGCCATCCGGACAGGAAACACCTTTACAGATCGCGTGTGTATTTGAGTATACGGAAGGAGATATTACCAATCCGCCTGCATTACCAGCTAATCTGAATGGTATGCTGCACCTGGATGAATCATTACATGGTATCATCACTGAGCTGCGGAAGAGTGGCAAGTTTACAGGACATGCATTCGAAACCATCCTGATCACCCCTCCTCCCGGCACTGTCAAGGCAAAACAGGTACTGCTGATCGGTCTGGGCGACAGGAATAAATTCAACGCAGATGTGATGTATACTATTGGGGCTATCGGTATGAGAGAAGCACTGAGACTCGGAGTAACGTCTTATTCACATGCCAGCGATATCAAAGATGCAGGTATCGATTCTAATACGAAAGAAGTGGCCGAAAATGTAGTGAAAGGAGCACTGGATGCTTACAACACACAGATCCATCTGAAAGAGAAAAAAATGTCTGCGTTCAAACCAGTGGTAAAGCTGACACTGTTATCAGGACCAGCTTTTTACGCACCTTCATCTGAAGCCATAAAAGAAGCATTAGCAGCCTACCAGAAATAA